In Streptomyces sp. NBC_01439, the following are encoded in one genomic region:
- a CDS encoding S9 family peptidase produces MDDFLRLSASTARFTYGAPRAFAFGDDGRLLWFLRSTGPADAFDSLWVLDTTTGAETRLADPRELCPEPGPLPAAERRLRERTRLVAAGIGSYALSGDGLRAAFALYGRLFEVAAGGAGTPKEIPAAGPALDPRPNADGSRTAYVADDVLYVAPGGRISPDDGARWGLAEFAAAEELGRHRGHWWSPDGLALLAARVDESALQRRYFADPAHPELPAEDFAYPEAGGPNADVQLWVLGDGGTRIRLDWDADAFPYVSEAGWESADEILLTVQDQLQQCVLLLSADPATGRTRELSRTTHPQWVDPLVPGTPARLSDGRMLTSADTPGGAARALAVDGELLTGDGIQVRAVAGVHEGRLLIEAGLRDPSEQQVLLLDPATGELTPVADGPGVHSVSASAGTLLLTTADADGVRRTVRTPDGREFSPADLSEPLPYRVEAVLERVTERGIPTALVLPRDHVPGRRLPVLVDGYGGPGMQDVTADPRRRQHRQWWADQGFAVVTVDNRGTPYVSPAHTHAMYRGFSEVTLEDQVAALHALAARHGDLDLGRVGVRGWSYGGYLAAMAVLRRPDVFHAAAAGAAPTDFRHYDTAYTERYLGLPQEHPEVYERDSLLPDAPKLSRPLLLITGLADDNVHPSHTLRLSRALTDAGRPHQLLALPGVTHMTPGGTREKLMALELEFFRRELS; encoded by the coding sequence ATGGATGACTTCCTCAGGCTTTCCGCGAGCACGGCCCGCTTCACCTACGGTGCCCCGCGCGCCTTCGCCTTCGGGGACGACGGCCGGCTGCTCTGGTTCCTCCGGTCGACCGGCCCCGCCGACGCCTTCGACTCGCTCTGGGTGCTCGACACCACCACCGGCGCCGAGACCCGGCTCGCCGATCCCCGCGAACTGTGCCCCGAGCCCGGTCCCCTTCCCGCGGCCGAGCGCCGACTGCGCGAGCGGACCCGGCTCGTCGCCGCCGGCATCGGCTCGTACGCCCTGTCCGGCGACGGCCTGCGCGCCGCCTTCGCCCTGTACGGGCGGCTCTTCGAGGTCGCCGCGGGCGGCGCCGGAACCCCGAAGGAGATCCCGGCCGCCGGACCCGCGCTGGACCCGCGGCCGAACGCCGACGGCTCGCGCACCGCGTACGTCGCCGACGACGTCCTGTACGTCGCCCCGGGCGGCCGGATCAGCCCGGACGACGGGGCCCGCTGGGGCCTCGCCGAATTCGCCGCCGCCGAGGAGCTGGGCCGCCACCGGGGCCACTGGTGGTCCCCGGACGGGCTCGCCCTGCTGGCCGCCCGGGTCGACGAATCCGCCCTCCAGCGGCGTTACTTCGCCGACCCGGCGCACCCGGAGCTGCCGGCCGAGGACTTCGCCTACCCCGAGGCGGGCGGGCCCAACGCCGACGTCCAGCTGTGGGTGCTCGGCGACGGCGGGACCCGGATACGGCTCGACTGGGACGCCGACGCCTTCCCGTACGTCTCCGAAGCGGGCTGGGAGTCCGCCGACGAGATCCTGCTGACCGTCCAGGACCAGCTCCAGCAGTGCGTCCTGCTGCTCTCCGCCGACCCGGCCACCGGCCGTACCCGGGAGCTGTCCCGCACCACGCACCCGCAGTGGGTGGACCCGCTGGTCCCCGGCACCCCGGCCCGCCTCTCCGACGGACGGATGCTGACCTCCGCCGACACCCCGGGCGGCGCCGCCCGCGCCCTCGCGGTGGACGGCGAACTGCTCACCGGGGACGGGATCCAGGTCCGCGCCGTGGCCGGGGTCCACGAGGGCCGGCTGCTGATCGAGGCGGGCCTGCGCGACCCGTCCGAGCAGCAGGTGCTGCTGTTGGACCCGGCGACCGGGGAGCTGACCCCGGTCGCCGACGGGCCCGGCGTGCACTCCGTGTCCGCGTCCGCCGGGACCCTGCTGCTGACCACCGCCGACGCCGACGGGGTACGCCGCACGGTACGCACCCCCGACGGGCGGGAGTTCTCCCCCGCCGACCTGTCCGAGCCGCTGCCCTACCGGGTGGAGGCGGTCCTGGAGCGGGTCACCGAGCGCGGCATCCCCACCGCCCTCGTACTGCCCCGCGATCACGTCCCCGGCCGGCGGCTGCCCGTCCTGGTCGACGGCTACGGCGGCCCCGGCATGCAGGACGTCACCGCCGACCCGCGCCGCCGCCAGCACCGCCAGTGGTGGGCCGACCAGGGCTTCGCGGTGGTCACCGTCGACAACCGCGGGACCCCCTACGTCTCCCCCGCCCACACGCACGCCATGTACCGCGGCTTCTCCGAGGTCACCCTCGAGGACCAGGTCGCGGCGCTCCACGCGCTCGCCGCCCGCCACGGCGACCTCGACCTCGGCCGGGTCGGGGTGCGCGGCTGGTCCTACGGCGGCTACCTCGCAGCCATGGCCGTGCTGCGCCGCCCCGACGTCTTCCACGCGGCGGCGGCCGGGGCCGCGCCGACCGACTTCCGGCACTACGACACGGCGTACACCGAGCGGTACCTGGGCCTTCCGCAGGAGCACCCGGAGGTCTACGAGCGGGACTCGCTGCTACCCGACGCGCCGAAGCTGTCCCGCCCGCTGCTGCTGATCACGGGCCTGGCCGACGACAACGTCCACCCGTCCCACACCCTGCGCCTCTCCCGGGCGCTGACGGACGCCGGCCGCCCGCACCAGCTGCTGGCCCTCCCCGGCGTCACCCACATGACCCCGGGCGGCACCCGGGAGAAGCTGATGGCCCTGGAACTGGAGTTCTTCCGTCGGGAACTGTCCTGA
- a CDS encoding ABC transporter ATP-binding protein, which translates to MTFPGRRSVTGRRGAPVRAVDGVSFDLAAGRTLGLVGESGCGKSTTGRMLVRLLEPTSGRVAFEGRDISRLSPSAMRPLRKHVQMVFQDPHSSLNPRQTVARIISDPLLVQGWSAGDARRRAAELMELVGLIPEHIDRYPHEFSGGQAQRIGIARALSTSPRLIVADEPVSALDVSVQAQIVNLMERLRAELGLAYVFIAHDLSVVKRVSDRVAVMYLGRIVEIGDKKSLYENPQHPYTRALLSAVPLPDPAAERRRERIVLLGDPPSPAAPPPGCTFHPRCPKAQQICRTDRPLLRPAASREVACHFPGD; encoded by the coding sequence ATGACCTTCCCCGGTCGACGATCCGTGACCGGGCGCCGGGGGGCGCCCGTGCGCGCCGTCGACGGGGTCTCCTTCGACCTGGCGGCCGGCCGGACCCTCGGCCTGGTCGGCGAGTCGGGCTGCGGGAAGTCCACCACCGGCCGGATGCTGGTGCGGCTGCTGGAGCCCACCTCGGGCCGAGTGGCCTTCGAGGGCAGGGACATCAGCCGCCTCTCCCCGTCCGCCATGCGCCCGCTGCGCAAGCACGTCCAGATGGTCTTCCAGGACCCGCACTCCTCCCTCAACCCCCGCCAGACCGTGGCCCGGATCATCTCCGACCCGCTGCTGGTGCAGGGCTGGAGCGCGGGGGACGCCCGCCGCCGAGCCGCCGAGCTGATGGAGCTCGTCGGCCTGATCCCCGAGCACATCGACCGCTACCCGCACGAGTTCTCCGGCGGCCAGGCCCAGCGCATCGGCATCGCCCGCGCACTGTCCACCAGCCCCCGACTGATCGTCGCCGACGAGCCGGTCTCCGCACTGGACGTCTCCGTCCAAGCCCAGATCGTCAACCTGATGGAACGGCTGCGCGCCGAACTCGGCCTCGCCTACGTCTTCATCGCCCACGACCTGTCGGTGGTCAAACGCGTCAGCGACCGGGTCGCCGTCATGTACCTCGGCCGGATCGTGGAGATCGGGGACAAGAAGTCCCTCTACGAGAACCCGCAGCACCCGTACACCCGAGCGCTGTTGTCCGCCGTCCCGCTGCCCGACCCGGCGGCGGAGCGGCGGCGGGAGCGGATCGTGCTGCTCGGCGACCCGCCGAGCCCGGCCGCTCCACCCCCGGGCTGCACCTTCCACCCGCGCTGTCCCAAGGCGCAGCAGATCTGTCGCACCGACCGTCCGCTCCTGCGACCCGCCGCCTCCCGCGAGGTGGCCTGCCACTTCCCTGGTGACTGA
- a CDS encoding ABC transporter ATP-binding protein gives MATAAPLLDVRDLSVTFTTGRGTVRAVDSIGFTVEAGRTLGIVGESGSGKSVTSLAVMGLHRGPVEVSGSVALAGRELTGLPERELSKVRGRRMAMIFQDPLSSLHPYYTVGEQIAEHYRVHFKARRAAARRRAVDMLGEVGIPEPARRAGEYPHQFSGGMRQRAMIAMALACEPDLLIADEPTTALDVTVQAQILELIARLQQERGLGVVMITHDLGVVARVAHEVLVMYGGRAAERAPVDELFADPAHPYTRGLLDSLPRLDTADDVPLPFIPGSPPSLLAPAPGCAFAPRCPVAAAGPDDRRARCSAERPAPVPYGASGRLAACHFAGSAATPPGDPAPVFPTTAPGVSR, from the coding sequence ATGGCCACGGCCGCTCCGCTCCTCGACGTACGCGACCTGAGCGTCACCTTCACCACCGGGCGCGGGACCGTGCGGGCCGTCGACTCGATCGGCTTCACCGTCGAGGCCGGCCGCACCCTCGGCATCGTCGGCGAGTCCGGCTCCGGCAAGTCCGTCACCTCGCTCGCCGTCATGGGCCTGCACCGCGGCCCGGTCGAGGTCAGCGGATCCGTGGCGCTGGCCGGACGCGAGCTGACCGGGCTGCCGGAACGGGAACTGTCCAAGGTCCGCGGCCGCCGGATGGCCATGATCTTCCAGGACCCGCTCTCCAGCCTGCACCCCTACTACACGGTCGGCGAGCAGATCGCCGAGCACTACCGCGTGCACTTCAAGGCCCGCCGGGCCGCCGCCCGCAGGCGCGCCGTCGACATGCTCGGCGAGGTCGGCATCCCGGAACCGGCCCGCCGCGCCGGGGAGTACCCGCACCAGTTCTCCGGCGGCATGCGCCAACGCGCCATGATCGCCATGGCCCTGGCCTGCGAACCCGACCTGCTGATCGCCGACGAGCCGACCACCGCCCTGGACGTCACCGTGCAGGCGCAGATCCTGGAACTGATCGCCCGACTCCAGCAGGAACGCGGACTCGGCGTCGTGATGATCACCCATGACCTGGGCGTCGTAGCCCGCGTCGCCCACGAGGTGCTCGTCATGTACGGCGGCCGGGCCGCCGAACGGGCCCCCGTGGACGAGCTGTTCGCCGACCCCGCCCATCCCTACACCCGGGGCCTGCTCGACTCGCTGCCCCGCCTCGACACCGCCGACGACGTTCCCCTGCCCTTCATCCCCGGCTCCCCGCCCTCCCTCCTCGCACCCGCCCCCGGCTGCGCCTTCGCCCCGCGCTGCCCCGTGGCCGCGGCCGGCCCGGACGACCGGAGGGCGCGCTGCTCGGCCGAGCGGCCCGCACCCGTCCCGTACGGCGCGTCGGGGCGGCTGGCCGCGTGCCATTTCGCGGGATCCGCCGCGACACCACCGGGCGACCCCGCGCCCGTGTTCCCTACGACCGCCCCGGGGGTGTCCCGATGA
- a CDS encoding ABC transporter permease translates to MILYLARRLLALAGVLLAIAAVTFLIFYVLPADPAAAACGKTCSAERLADVSAYLGLDQPLWRQFTDFLTGIFTGRTLGTGQYAVACDFPCLGYSYENSLPVWDLLMDRLPVSASLAVGAAVLWLLLGLGAGVTAALRKDTATDKALMVGAVAAASLPVYFTSVMLIYGVIRIAGLLPYPTYRAFTEDPLAWATNLTLPWIALALLYAAMYARQSRGSMIEAMAEPYIRTARAKGMPERTVVVKHGLRSGMTPILTIFGMDLGGLLAGAVITESIFGLPGIGRLFYGALVNSDQPVVLGVTLLAAFFIVVANLLVDLLYAVIDPRVRY, encoded by the coding sequence TTGATCCTCTACCTCGCCCGCCGGCTGCTCGCCCTCGCCGGCGTGCTCCTCGCCATCGCCGCCGTCACCTTCCTCATCTTCTACGTCCTGCCCGCCGACCCGGCCGCGGCCGCCTGCGGCAAGACCTGCAGCGCCGAACGCCTGGCCGACGTAAGCGCGTACCTGGGCCTCGACCAGCCCCTGTGGCGCCAGTTCACCGACTTCCTCACCGGCATCTTCACCGGCCGGACCCTGGGAACCGGCCAGTACGCCGTCGCCTGCGACTTCCCCTGCCTCGGCTACAGCTACGAGAACTCGCTGCCCGTGTGGGACCTGCTGATGGACCGGCTCCCGGTCTCCGCCTCCCTCGCCGTCGGCGCCGCCGTGCTGTGGCTGCTCCTCGGCCTCGGCGCCGGGGTCACCGCCGCCCTGCGCAAGGACACCGCCACCGACAAGGCCCTGATGGTCGGCGCCGTCGCCGCCGCGTCCCTGCCCGTGTACTTCACCTCCGTCATGCTCATCTACGGCGTCATCCGCATCGCCGGCCTGCTGCCCTACCCCACCTACCGGGCCTTCACCGAGGACCCGCTCGCCTGGGCCACCAACCTGACCCTGCCCTGGATCGCGCTCGCCCTGCTCTACGCCGCCATGTACGCGCGCCAGAGCCGCGGCTCGATGATCGAGGCGATGGCCGAGCCGTACATCCGCACCGCCCGCGCCAAGGGCATGCCCGAGCGCACGGTCGTCGTCAAACACGGGCTGCGCTCCGGCATGACCCCGATCCTCACCATCTTCGGCATGGACCTCGGCGGACTGCTCGCCGGAGCCGTCATCACCGAGTCCATCTTCGGACTCCCCGGCATCGGGCGGCTGTTCTACGGAGCCCTGGTCAACTCCGACCAGCCCGTGGTTCTCGGCGTCACCCTGCTCGCCGCCTTCTTCATCGTCGTCGCCAACCTCCTCGTCGACCTCCTGTACGCCGTCATCGACCCGAGAGTGAGGTACTGA
- a CDS encoding ABC transporter permease: MTTTAPAPVPDPAPARPAAAPGSSPWQLARRELRRRPAVRVSLGVVLLFVLMAVTAPWLGALGGWSPSEFDKTAIDPYLGGQPLGTLGGISPEHWLGVEPVTGRDLFARVIHGAQVSLLIAFAGTAIVVVVGTAAGIAAGYFGGRTDTVLSRLMDLTMSFPSLIFMIAMLSVAKDVNRIVLMTVVIGVFGWPGVARVVRGQTLSLKHREYVDAARVGGSGPWRILTRDILPGVSGPVIAYTTLLIPGMISTEAALSYLGVGVRPPTPSWGQMIAESVAYYETDPMYFVIPSVFLFLAVLAFTLLGDALRDILDPRGGRS; encoded by the coding sequence ATGACCACCACAGCACCGGCACCGGTCCCCGACCCCGCCCCGGCCCGGCCCGCCGCAGCGCCCGGCAGCAGCCCCTGGCAGCTCGCCCGGCGCGAACTCCGCCGCCGCCCCGCCGTCCGCGTCAGCCTCGGCGTCGTCCTCCTCTTCGTCCTCATGGCCGTCACCGCCCCCTGGCTGGGCGCCCTCGGCGGCTGGTCCCCCAGCGAGTTCGACAAGACCGCCATCGACCCCTACCTCGGGGGACAGCCGCTCGGCACCCTCGGCGGGATCAGCCCCGAGCACTGGCTCGGAGTCGAACCCGTCACCGGCCGCGACCTGTTCGCCCGCGTCATCCACGGCGCGCAGGTCTCCCTCCTGATCGCCTTCGCCGGCACCGCCATCGTGGTGGTCGTCGGCACCGCCGCCGGGATCGCCGCCGGCTACTTCGGCGGACGCACCGACACGGTCCTGTCCCGGCTCATGGACCTGACCATGTCCTTCCCCTCGCTGATCTTCATGATCGCGATGCTGTCCGTGGCCAAGGACGTCAACCGGATCGTGCTGATGACGGTCGTCATCGGGGTCTTCGGCTGGCCCGGCGTCGCCCGCGTGGTCCGCGGCCAGACCCTCTCCCTCAAACACCGCGAGTACGTCGACGCCGCCCGCGTGGGTGGCTCCGGACCCTGGCGGATCCTGACCCGCGACATCCTCCCGGGCGTCTCGGGCCCGGTCATCGCCTACACCACCCTGCTGATCCCCGGAATGATCAGCACCGAGGCCGCCCTCAGCTACCTCGGCGTCGGCGTCCGCCCGCCCACCCCCTCCTGGGGCCAGATGATCGCCGAGTCCGTGGCCTACTACGAGACCGACCCCATGTACTTCGTCATCCCCAGCGTCTTCCTCTTCCTCGCCGTGCTCGCCTTCACCCTGCTCGGCGACGCCCTGCGCGACATCCTCGACCCGAGGGGCGGCCGCAGTTGA
- a CDS encoding ABC transporter substrate-binding protein, whose protein sequence is MTKRTQLALATALVAALALGASGCSDTKKGPSGAGGVNPAAANDGKVLGGTPVKGGTLTVLSNQDFAHLDPARNWTMPTMDFGTRLLYRTLVTFKAEPGKAGSELVPDLATDLGTPSNGGRTWTFTLKEGVKYEDGTPVKAQDVKYNVERSFSPDLTGGPDYAAQYLAGTEGYKGPLQGQHLDSVKTPDDRTIVFELKRPVAEFSATATLPTFAPVPPAQEKGTQYDARPFSSGPYKIESYDRDKKLVLVRNEHWDPGTDTVRKAYPDRFVVVMGLKGGQIDDRIIAGEGADASTVQYADMRPESAPKVLPKPEIKARLLAESQGCTEMLHLNNSRAPFNDPKVREAMQYAVDKEAVITAGGGPALNEIATAYLPPALSGGKQADVLKIAPAGDPTKAKELLKAAGKESLKVSLSVSTGDKGKAEAIQQGLSRAGIEVVIDTVDPGAYYDVIGDLSTTPDMTLTGWCPDYPSGSTWIPFVFDGRTIKEKGNQGNYSQFRDEATTKRIDEINAMADAKEANRAWIDLDAALMAKSPNVPLLLERKPLLVGTNIAGAFGHPVWTGTIDYGTVGLKDPSKSQG, encoded by the coding sequence ATGACCAAGCGCACCCAACTCGCCCTCGCCACCGCCCTGGTGGCGGCTCTCGCACTCGGCGCCTCGGGCTGCTCCGACACCAAGAAGGGCCCGTCCGGTGCGGGCGGCGTCAACCCCGCCGCCGCCAACGACGGCAAGGTCCTCGGCGGGACCCCGGTCAAGGGCGGCACCCTCACCGTCCTGTCCAACCAGGACTTCGCGCACCTCGACCCCGCCCGCAACTGGACCATGCCGACCATGGACTTCGGCACCCGGCTGCTCTACCGCACGCTCGTCACCTTCAAGGCCGAACCCGGCAAGGCCGGCAGCGAGCTGGTCCCCGACCTCGCCACCGACCTCGGCACCCCCTCCAACGGCGGCCGCACCTGGACCTTCACCCTGAAGGAGGGCGTCAAGTACGAGGACGGCACGCCGGTCAAGGCCCAGGACGTCAAGTACAACGTCGAGCGGTCCTTCAGCCCCGACCTCACCGGCGGCCCCGACTACGCCGCCCAGTACCTGGCCGGGACCGAGGGCTACAAGGGCCCGCTCCAGGGGCAGCACCTGGACTCCGTCAAGACCCCCGACGACCGCACGATCGTCTTCGAACTGAAGCGCCCGGTGGCCGAGTTCTCCGCGACCGCCACCCTGCCGACCTTCGCGCCCGTGCCCCCGGCCCAGGAGAAGGGCACCCAGTACGACGCCCGCCCCTTCTCCTCCGGCCCGTACAAGATCGAGTCGTACGACCGCGACAAGAAGCTGGTCCTGGTCCGCAACGAGCACTGGGACCCGGGGACCGACACCGTCCGCAAGGCCTACCCGGACCGTTTCGTGGTGGTCATGGGCCTCAAGGGCGGCCAGATCGACGACCGGATCATCGCCGGCGAGGGCGCCGACGCCTCCACCGTCCAGTACGCCGACATGCGCCCCGAGAGCGCCCCCAAGGTGCTGCCCAAGCCGGAGATCAAGGCCCGGCTGCTCGCCGAGTCCCAGGGCTGTACGGAAATGCTGCACCTGAACAACTCCCGCGCCCCCTTCAACGACCCGAAGGTCCGCGAGGCCATGCAGTACGCCGTCGACAAGGAGGCCGTCATCACCGCGGGCGGCGGCCCGGCCCTCAACGAGATCGCCACCGCCTACCTCCCGCCGGCCCTCTCCGGAGGCAAGCAGGCCGACGTCCTGAAGATCGCCCCGGCCGGCGACCCGACCAAGGCCAAGGAACTCCTCAAGGCCGCCGGCAAGGAGTCCCTGAAGGTCTCCCTCTCCGTCTCCACCGGCGACAAGGGCAAGGCCGAAGCCATCCAGCAGGGCCTGTCCCGCGCCGGCATCGAGGTCGTCATCGACACCGTCGACCCGGGCGCCTACTACGACGTCATCGGCGACCTCTCCACCACCCCCGACATGACCCTCACCGGCTGGTGCCCCGACTACCCCTCCGGCTCCACCTGGATCCCGTTCGTCTTCGACGGACGCACCATCAAGGAGAAGGGAAACCAGGGCAACTACAGCCAGTTCCGCGACGAGGCCACCACGAAGCGGATCGACGAGATCAACGCCATGGCCGACGCCAAGGAGGCCAACCGGGCCTGGATCGACCTCGACGCCGCCCTGATGGCCAAGTCCCCGAACGTCCCGCTCCTCCTGGAGCGCAAGCCCCTTCTCGTCGGCACCAACATCGCGGGCGCCTTCGGCCACCCGGTGTGGACCGGCACCATCGACTACGGGACCGTCGGCCTCAAGGACCCCTCGAAGAGCCAGGGCTGA
- a CDS encoding bifunctional metallophosphatase/5'-nucleotidase — translation MGAVAATFALGVPARATADARDAATAAEYVDVQLLDITDLHGYLQGAPGSNSVIVGNGGRSYTVGGVAYMAAHLERLREGHPNSLFFTPGDAFSGWEFDAAAFADEPTIEALNRMGLDFATAGNHEFDKSPAMLRRHMEQGVPFPVEGRDTSFTDSSGLRFHGADFRYYSANLVRVQDGTTVLPAYHVERVPTADGRELPLGFIHLTAVGSERFPGSYQPGLATLDAVATADHYAALLKSQGVNAIVLSLHDGAVAGADFNSGVDPSGPALDLALRVSPDIDAIVTGHWHTRFNMMVPDPNGVPRPFVEAGCYGQVINEINLRLDPLTGRVVRELTVSTNHPNTRDIAPHPELQGVVTYWAGQAAARDRTRIGQQSGSFLRTRNSAGESTMGNLAADWALWAGSRPTDPENDANVHPNVPAELAVIAAAPRVGQAVIAGDLVLDAASGGTVTFGNAWRAIGFGDPIVSAWVTGQRIHDALEEQWTTAEGGELRFAPLAVSRNVRYSFDARGAVGDRVDPAEVFIDGLPLDLGRSYRLAAPSYTLLASDGYPALSEFQEPYRHQRDFESFVAYVREAGVLAPQPRGRVTAANAGAAAADVGAVVDPPVLLLPDGTPVPRPEAAIIAADRPLPARGGGRPPC, via the coding sequence GTGGGGGCCGTGGCGGCGACCTTCGCGCTCGGGGTCCCCGCGCGGGCCACCGCCGATGCCCGGGACGCAGCCACCGCCGCCGAGTACGTCGACGTCCAGCTCCTCGACATCACCGACCTGCACGGCTACCTGCAGGGCGCACCCGGCAGCAACTCCGTCATCGTCGGCAACGGCGGCCGCAGCTACACCGTCGGCGGCGTCGCGTACATGGCCGCCCACCTCGAACGACTCCGCGAAGGACACCCCAACTCCCTGTTCTTCACCCCCGGAGACGCCTTCTCCGGCTGGGAGTTCGACGCCGCGGCCTTCGCCGACGAGCCGACCATCGAGGCCCTCAACCGCATGGGGCTCGACTTCGCGACGGCCGGCAACCACGAGTTCGACAAGTCCCCCGCCATGCTCCGGCGCCACATGGAGCAGGGCGTCCCGTTCCCGGTCGAGGGTCGCGACACCTCCTTCACCGACTCCTCCGGCCTGCGCTTCCACGGCGCCGACTTCCGCTACTACAGCGCCAACCTCGTCCGGGTCCAGGACGGGACGACGGTCCTGCCCGCCTACCACGTCGAGCGGGTCCCCACCGCCGACGGCCGGGAACTGCCCCTCGGGTTCATCCACCTCACCGCCGTGGGCAGCGAACGCTTCCCGGGCTCCTACCAGCCGGGCCTCGCCACCCTCGACGCGGTCGCCACCGCCGACCACTACGCGGCCCTGCTCAAGAGCCAGGGCGTGAACGCGATCGTGCTCAGCCTGCACGACGGGGCGGTGGCGGGAGCCGACTTCAACAGCGGCGTCGACCCCTCGGGCCCGGCCCTCGACCTCGCGCTGCGGGTCTCGCCGGACATCGACGCGATCGTCACCGGCCACTGGCACACCCGGTTCAACATGATGGTCCCCGACCCGAACGGCGTCCCCCGCCCGTTCGTCGAGGCCGGCTGCTACGGCCAGGTCATCAACGAGATCAACCTGCGGCTCGACCCGCTCACCGGCCGGGTGGTCCGGGAACTGACGGTGTCCACCAACCATCCCAACACGCGCGACATCGCCCCTCATCCGGAGCTGCAAGGGGTCGTCACCTACTGGGCCGGACAGGCCGCCGCGCGCGACCGGACCCGGATCGGGCAGCAGAGCGGCTCCTTCCTGCGCACCCGGAACTCGGCGGGCGAGAGCACCATGGGCAACCTGGCCGCCGACTGGGCGCTGTGGGCGGGCAGCAGGCCCACCGACCCCGAGAACGACGCCAACGTCCACCCCAACGTCCCGGCCGAGCTCGCCGTGATCGCCGCGGCGCCCCGCGTCGGCCAGGCGGTCATCGCCGGGGACCTCGTCCTCGACGCGGCGTCGGGCGGCACCGTCACCTTCGGCAACGCCTGGCGGGCCATCGGGTTCGGCGATCCGATCGTCAGCGCGTGGGTGACCGGACAGCGGATCCACGACGCGCTGGAGGAGCAGTGGACGACGGCGGAGGGCGGCGAACTGCGCTTCGCTCCCCTCGCCGTCTCGCGGAACGTGCGCTACAGCTTCGACGCGCGGGGGGCGGTCGGGGACCGGGTGGATCCCGCGGAGGTCTTCATCGACGGCCTCCCGCTGGACCTCGGCCGCAGCTACCGGCTCGCGGCCCCCTCGTACACGCTCCTAGCGAGCGACGGCTATCCGGCCCTCTCCGAGTTCCAGGAGCCCTACCGGCACCAACGGGACTTCGAGAGCTTCGTGGCGTACGTACGGGAGGCGGGGGTGTTGGCCCCGCAGCCCAGGGGGCGGGTCACGGCGGCGAACGCGGGCGCCGCGGCGGCCGACGTGGGCGCCGTGGTGGACCCGCCGGTGCTGCTCCTGCCCGACGGCACCCCGGTACCGCGCCCGGAGGCGGCGATCATCGCGGCGGACCGGCCGCTTCCGGCCCGCGGCGGCGGCCGCCCGCCCTGCTGA
- a CDS encoding GntR family transcriptional regulator, translating to MGDLKQHSLIKAQERLRDQVGHALRAALIAGELRPGSVYSAPGLAAELGVSATPVREAMLDLAREGLVEPVRNKGFRITEVSERDLDQFTELRTMIEVPTIGRITKIATAEQLEALRPVAEEIVTSAREHNLIGYLEADRRFHLSLLALAGNDRLVETVGDLRKRSRLYGLTGLDEAGKLVSSAEEHIELLDLMLSGDAEAAMECMLRHLGHVRSLWAQGRDEPVGRVPGGLGSGLQ from the coding sequence ATGGGTGACCTGAAGCAGCACAGTCTCATCAAGGCCCAGGAACGCCTCCGCGACCAGGTCGGGCACGCCCTGCGGGCCGCGCTGATAGCGGGTGAGCTGCGCCCCGGGAGCGTCTACTCCGCACCGGGCCTCGCGGCCGAACTCGGCGTCTCGGCCACCCCCGTCCGCGAGGCCATGCTCGACCTGGCCCGGGAAGGGCTGGTCGAGCCGGTCCGCAACAAGGGCTTCCGGATCACCGAGGTCAGTGAGCGCGACCTGGACCAGTTCACCGAGCTGCGCACGATGATCGAGGTGCCGACCATCGGCCGGATCACGAAGATCGCCACGGCCGAGCAGTTGGAGGCGCTGCGTCCCGTCGCCGAGGAGATCGTCACCAGCGCGCGCGAGCACAACCTCATCGGCTACCTGGAGGCCGACCGCCGCTTCCACCTCTCCCTGCTGGCCCTCGCGGGCAACGACCGGCTGGTGGAGACGGTCGGCGACCTGCGCAAGCGGTCCCGGCTCTACGGACTGACCGGCCTGGACGAGGCCGGCAAGTTGGTCTCCTCGGCGGAGGAACACATCGAGCTGCTCGACCTGATGCTGAGCGGCGACGCCGAGGCGGCGATGGAGTGCATGCTCCGCCACCTCGGCCACGTCCGCTCCCTGTGGGCCCAGGGCCGCGACGAACCGGTCGGTCGCGTCCCCGGAGGCCTCGGCTCCGGTCTCCAGTAG